A genomic stretch from Dermochelys coriacea isolate rDerCor1 chromosome 24, rDerCor1.pri.v4, whole genome shotgun sequence includes:
- the LOC119848074 gene encoding persulfide dioxygenase ETHE1, mitochondrial-like, which produces MLFEPVSCTYTYLLADLKTKEAVLIDPVLETAKRDVKLVKELGLNLLYAANTHCHADHITGTRLLKTMLPGCRSAISQDSGALADILLREGHALEFGAFALEARSTPGHTDGCLTYVLSDRTMAFTGDALLIRGCGRTDFQQGSPETLYRSVHEKIFTLPGDCLIYPAHDYTGQTVSTVEEERTLNPRLTQSCEAFVQLMNSLNLPQPKQIDIAVPANLKCGIQDVET; this is translated from the exons ATG CTCTTTGAGCCCGTGAGCTGCACCTACACCTACCTGCTCGCGGACCTGAAGACCAAGGAGGCGGTTCTGATCGACCCGGTTCTGGAGACGGCCAAACGGGACGTGAAGCTGGTGAAGGAGCTGGGCCTCAACTTACTGTATGCAG CCAACACCCACTGCCACGCAGACCACATCACGGGCACCAGGCTGCTGAAGACGATGCTCCCAGGCTGCCGCAGCGCGATCTCCCAGGACAGCGGGGCCTTGGCCGACATCCTCCTCCGCGAGGGCCACGCCCTGGAATTCGGGGCCTTC GCCCTGGAAGCCCGCTCCACCCCCGGACACACGGACGGCTGCCTGACCTACGTGCTCAGTGACAGGACCATGGCCTTCACCGGGGACGCCCTGCTGATCCGGGGCTGCGGCCGCACCGACTTCCAGCAGG GCTCCCCGGAGACCTTGTACCGCTCCGTGCACGAGAAAATCTTCACGCTCCCCGGAGACTGTCTGATCTACCCCGCCCACGACTACACGG GCCAGACGGTGTCCacggtggaggaggagaggaccCTGAACCCCCGACTGACCCAGAGCTGCGAGGCCTTTGTCCAGCTGATGAACAGCTTGAACCTTCCTCAACCCAAACAAATTg ATATCGCTGTTCCGGCAAACCTGAAGTGCGGGATCCAGGATGTGGAGACTTAG
- the PHLDB3 gene encoding pleckstrin homology-like domain family B member 3 isoform X1 has protein sequence MPLPGPAGQDRRRGPFPAQGPEMARAQLVGNADCLSAGPRGAASDSTEEDEASSTESAQNGDESPQVGVEGSRRQGDQNEALARVAELESHIKELQHQQKEMNIEMKLEGALLEGELAAEWREVQREEQLVLHLKRRFAEMVRRCHAEREKEKARLGKERRKVEELQRQHAESQTHLETQPESMRERMQSQLQQTSEMLEGALKSYEDLEFQQLERESRLEEEKEEACQALVRQIAQVQKSLEERERKVCRLEAQVRFGQEHMAGECRKLVQEKGEAIQSLNLERRRLEELGKACEDQSGNDSPVSNQELTKVGSCCHLLMSSRHCRQVAPRRIGSQDSWVLAPAPGREWGLSSFGLQRSASLPRRRGNWPAPRPTPRPLSFNDNGGLDSDILALQLSAGGDRRCVPLTHLNAPLYPLGGPYSSVGSCVTKLAEMERMVREAMAERERLLQAREAKRVAQGGKQHTEPLPPAQDQSPGPAREPPAPAPLDLRAHLEASGHSLETCPEVWVTGRACRGFLVKMGGRIKTWKKRWFCFDRQRRLLAYYVDKEEAKLKGVIYFQAIEEVYYDHLRSAFKSPNPKLTFCVKTYDRLFCLVAPSAEAMRIWMDAIVTAAEENTRY, from the exons ATGCCCCTTCCTGGCCCAGCAGGGCAGGACAGGCGGAGGGGGCcgtttccagcccagggccccgagATGGCCCGGGCCCAGCTGGTGGGCAATGCCGACTGTCTCTCTGCCGGCCCCCGGGGAGCCGCGAGCGACAGCACTGAGGAGGACGAGGCCAGCAGCACAGAGAGTGCCCAGAATGGG gATGAGAGCCCCCAGGTGGGCGTGGAGGGGTCCCGGCGGCAGGGGGATCAGAACGAGGCGCTGGCTCGGGTAGCGGAGCTGGAGAGTCACATCAAGGAGCTGCAGCACCAGCAGAAGGAGATGAACATCGAG ATGAAGCTGGAGGGGGCGCTGCTGGAGGGGGAGCTGGCGGCCGAGTGGCGGGAGGTTCAGCGCGAGGAGCAGCTGGTCCTCCACCTGAAGAGGAGGTTCGCGGAGATGGTGCGCAGGTGCCACgctgagagagagaag GAGAAGGCTCGGCTGGGGAAGGAGCGGCGCAAGGTGGAGGAGCTCCAGCGGCAACACGCCGAATCCCAGACCCACCTGGAGACCCAGCCCGAGAGCATGCGGGAGCGGATgcagagccagctgcagcag ACTTCGGAGATGCTGGAGGGGGCACTGAAGAGCTATGAGGACCTGGAGTTCCAGCAGCTGGAGCGCGAGAGCCgcttggaggaggagaaggaagaggcctGCCAGGCCTTGGTCCGCCAGATAGCCCAGGTCCAGAAGAGCCTCGAGGAGAGGGAG AGgaaggtgtgcaggctggaggccCAGGTGCGCTTCGGGCAGGAGCACATGGCGGGCGAGTGCCGCAAGCTGGTGCAGGAGAAGGGAGAGGCCATCCAGAGCCTCAACTTG GAGAGGCGTCGGCTGGAGGAGCTGGGCAAAGCCTGTGAGGACCAGAGTGGAAATGACTCGCCCGTCAGTAACCAGGAGCTCACCAAG GTGGGGTCATGTTGCCACCTGCTGATGAGTTCCAGGCATTGCAGACAGGTGGCTCCAAGGAgaattgggagccaggactcctgggttcttgccccagctccaggaagggagtggggtctg AGCTCCTTTGGGCTGCAGAGATCAGCAAGCCTTCCCAGAAGACGGGGGAACtggccagccccccgccccaccccacgcCCCCTCTCGTTCAATGATAACG gggGGCTAGACTCGGACATCCTGGCACTGCAGCTCTCGGCGGGGGGCGACCGGCGCTGCGTGCCACTCACACATCTCAACGCCCCCCTGTACCCTCTGGGGGGGCCATACAG CAGCGTGGGCTCCTGCGTCACCAAACTGGCCGAAATGGAGCGGATGGTGCGGGAGGCCATGGCAGAGAGAGAGCGGCTGCTGCAGGCACGG GAGGCGAAGCGAGTGGCCCAGGGGGGGAAACAACACACGGAGCCGCTCCCACCTGCCCAG GACCAGAGCCCGGGACCGGCGcgggagccccctgcccctgcccccctggACCTGCGTGCCCACCTGGAGGCCTCGGGGCACAGCCTGGAGACCTGCCCCGAGGTGTGGGTGACGGGCAGGGCCTGCCGTGGCTTCCTGGTCAAGATGGGCGGGCGCATCAAAACCTGGAAGAAACGTTGGTTCTGCTTCGACCGCCAGCGGCGCCTGCTGGCCTACTACGTGG ACAAAGAGGAGGCGAAGCTAAAGGGCGTCATCTACTTCCAGGCCATCGAGGAGGTATATTATGATCACCTGCGCAGCGCCTTCAAG AGCCCCAACCCCAAACTGACCTTCTGTGTCAAGACCTACGACCGGCTCTTCTGCCTGGTGGCGCCCAGCGCGGAGGCCATGCGCATCTGGATGGATGCCATCGTCACGGCCGCCGAGGAGAACACCCGCTACTGA
- the PHLDB3 gene encoding pleckstrin homology-like domain family B member 3 isoform X3, with protein MPLPGPAGQDRRRGPFPAQGPEMARAQLVGNADCLSAGPRGAASDSTEEDEASSTESAQNGDESPQVGVEGSRRQGDQNEALARVAELESHIKELQHQQKEMNIEMKLEGALLEGELAAEWREVQREEQLVLHLKRRFAEMVRRCHAEREKEKARLGKERRKVEELQRQHAESQTHLETQPESMRERMQSQLQQTSEMLEGALKSYEDLEFQQLERESRLEEEKEEACQALVRQIAQVQKSLEERERKVCRLEAQVRFGQEHMAGECRKLVQEKGEAIQSLNLERRRLEELGKACEDQSGNDSPVSNQELTKSSFGLQRSASLPRRRGNWPAPRPTPRPLSFNDNGGLDSDILALQLSAGGDRRCVPLTHLNAPLYPLGGPYSVGSCVTKLAEMERMVREAMAERERLLQAREAKRVAQGGKQHTEPLPPAQDQSPGPAREPPAPAPLDLRAHLEASGHSLETCPEVWVTGRACRGFLVKMGGRIKTWKKRWFCFDRQRRLLAYYVDKEEAKLKGVIYFQAIEEVYYDHLRSAFKSPNPKLTFCVKTYDRLFCLVAPSAEAMRIWMDAIVTAAEENTRY; from the exons ATGCCCCTTCCTGGCCCAGCAGGGCAGGACAGGCGGAGGGGGCcgtttccagcccagggccccgagATGGCCCGGGCCCAGCTGGTGGGCAATGCCGACTGTCTCTCTGCCGGCCCCCGGGGAGCCGCGAGCGACAGCACTGAGGAGGACGAGGCCAGCAGCACAGAGAGTGCCCAGAATGGG gATGAGAGCCCCCAGGTGGGCGTGGAGGGGTCCCGGCGGCAGGGGGATCAGAACGAGGCGCTGGCTCGGGTAGCGGAGCTGGAGAGTCACATCAAGGAGCTGCAGCACCAGCAGAAGGAGATGAACATCGAG ATGAAGCTGGAGGGGGCGCTGCTGGAGGGGGAGCTGGCGGCCGAGTGGCGGGAGGTTCAGCGCGAGGAGCAGCTGGTCCTCCACCTGAAGAGGAGGTTCGCGGAGATGGTGCGCAGGTGCCACgctgagagagagaag GAGAAGGCTCGGCTGGGGAAGGAGCGGCGCAAGGTGGAGGAGCTCCAGCGGCAACACGCCGAATCCCAGACCCACCTGGAGACCCAGCCCGAGAGCATGCGGGAGCGGATgcagagccagctgcagcag ACTTCGGAGATGCTGGAGGGGGCACTGAAGAGCTATGAGGACCTGGAGTTCCAGCAGCTGGAGCGCGAGAGCCgcttggaggaggagaaggaagaggcctGCCAGGCCTTGGTCCGCCAGATAGCCCAGGTCCAGAAGAGCCTCGAGGAGAGGGAG AGgaaggtgtgcaggctggaggccCAGGTGCGCTTCGGGCAGGAGCACATGGCGGGCGAGTGCCGCAAGCTGGTGCAGGAGAAGGGAGAGGCCATCCAGAGCCTCAACTTG GAGAGGCGTCGGCTGGAGGAGCTGGGCAAAGCCTGTGAGGACCAGAGTGGAAATGACTCGCCCGTCAGTAACCAGGAGCTCACCAAG AGCTCCTTTGGGCTGCAGAGATCAGCAAGCCTTCCCAGAAGACGGGGGAACtggccagccccccgccccaccccacgcCCCCTCTCGTTCAATGATAACG gggGGCTAGACTCGGACATCCTGGCACTGCAGCTCTCGGCGGGGGGCGACCGGCGCTGCGTGCCACTCACACATCTCAACGCCCCCCTGTACCCTCTGGGGGGGCCATACAG CGTGGGCTCCTGCGTCACCAAACTGGCCGAAATGGAGCGGATGGTGCGGGAGGCCATGGCAGAGAGAGAGCGGCTGCTGCAGGCACGG GAGGCGAAGCGAGTGGCCCAGGGGGGGAAACAACACACGGAGCCGCTCCCACCTGCCCAG GACCAGAGCCCGGGACCGGCGcgggagccccctgcccctgcccccctggACCTGCGTGCCCACCTGGAGGCCTCGGGGCACAGCCTGGAGACCTGCCCCGAGGTGTGGGTGACGGGCAGGGCCTGCCGTGGCTTCCTGGTCAAGATGGGCGGGCGCATCAAAACCTGGAAGAAACGTTGGTTCTGCTTCGACCGCCAGCGGCGCCTGCTGGCCTACTACGTGG ACAAAGAGGAGGCGAAGCTAAAGGGCGTCATCTACTTCCAGGCCATCGAGGAGGTATATTATGATCACCTGCGCAGCGCCTTCAAG AGCCCCAACCCCAAACTGACCTTCTGTGTCAAGACCTACGACCGGCTCTTCTGCCTGGTGGCGCCCAGCGCGGAGGCCATGCGCATCTGGATGGATGCCATCGTCACGGCCGCCGAGGAGAACACCCGCTACTGA
- the PHLDB3 gene encoding pleckstrin homology-like domain family B member 3 isoform X2, whose amino-acid sequence MPLPGPAGQDRRRGPFPAQGPEMARAQLVGNADCLSAGPRGAASDSTEEDEASSTESAQNGDESPQVGVEGSRRQGDQNEALARVAELESHIKELQHQQKEMNIEMKLEGALLEGELAAEWREVQREEQLVLHLKRRFAEMVRRCHAEREKEKARLGKERRKVEELQRQHAESQTHLETQPESMRERMQSQLQQTSEMLEGALKSYEDLEFQQLERESRLEEEKEEACQALVRQIAQVQKSLEERERKVCRLEAQVRFGQEHMAGECRKLVQEKGEAIQSLNLERRRLEELGKACEDQSGNDSPVSNQELTKSSFGLQRSASLPRRRGNWPAPRPTPRPLSFNDNGGLDSDILALQLSAGGDRRCVPLTHLNAPLYPLGGPYSSVGSCVTKLAEMERMVREAMAERERLLQAREAKRVAQGGKQHTEPLPPAQDQSPGPAREPPAPAPLDLRAHLEASGHSLETCPEVWVTGRACRGFLVKMGGRIKTWKKRWFCFDRQRRLLAYYVDKEEAKLKGVIYFQAIEEVYYDHLRSAFKSPNPKLTFCVKTYDRLFCLVAPSAEAMRIWMDAIVTAAEENTRY is encoded by the exons ATGCCCCTTCCTGGCCCAGCAGGGCAGGACAGGCGGAGGGGGCcgtttccagcccagggccccgagATGGCCCGGGCCCAGCTGGTGGGCAATGCCGACTGTCTCTCTGCCGGCCCCCGGGGAGCCGCGAGCGACAGCACTGAGGAGGACGAGGCCAGCAGCACAGAGAGTGCCCAGAATGGG gATGAGAGCCCCCAGGTGGGCGTGGAGGGGTCCCGGCGGCAGGGGGATCAGAACGAGGCGCTGGCTCGGGTAGCGGAGCTGGAGAGTCACATCAAGGAGCTGCAGCACCAGCAGAAGGAGATGAACATCGAG ATGAAGCTGGAGGGGGCGCTGCTGGAGGGGGAGCTGGCGGCCGAGTGGCGGGAGGTTCAGCGCGAGGAGCAGCTGGTCCTCCACCTGAAGAGGAGGTTCGCGGAGATGGTGCGCAGGTGCCACgctgagagagagaag GAGAAGGCTCGGCTGGGGAAGGAGCGGCGCAAGGTGGAGGAGCTCCAGCGGCAACACGCCGAATCCCAGACCCACCTGGAGACCCAGCCCGAGAGCATGCGGGAGCGGATgcagagccagctgcagcag ACTTCGGAGATGCTGGAGGGGGCACTGAAGAGCTATGAGGACCTGGAGTTCCAGCAGCTGGAGCGCGAGAGCCgcttggaggaggagaaggaagaggcctGCCAGGCCTTGGTCCGCCAGATAGCCCAGGTCCAGAAGAGCCTCGAGGAGAGGGAG AGgaaggtgtgcaggctggaggccCAGGTGCGCTTCGGGCAGGAGCACATGGCGGGCGAGTGCCGCAAGCTGGTGCAGGAGAAGGGAGAGGCCATCCAGAGCCTCAACTTG GAGAGGCGTCGGCTGGAGGAGCTGGGCAAAGCCTGTGAGGACCAGAGTGGAAATGACTCGCCCGTCAGTAACCAGGAGCTCACCAAG AGCTCCTTTGGGCTGCAGAGATCAGCAAGCCTTCCCAGAAGACGGGGGAACtggccagccccccgccccaccccacgcCCCCTCTCGTTCAATGATAACG gggGGCTAGACTCGGACATCCTGGCACTGCAGCTCTCGGCGGGGGGCGACCGGCGCTGCGTGCCACTCACACATCTCAACGCCCCCCTGTACCCTCTGGGGGGGCCATACAG CAGCGTGGGCTCCTGCGTCACCAAACTGGCCGAAATGGAGCGGATGGTGCGGGAGGCCATGGCAGAGAGAGAGCGGCTGCTGCAGGCACGG GAGGCGAAGCGAGTGGCCCAGGGGGGGAAACAACACACGGAGCCGCTCCCACCTGCCCAG GACCAGAGCCCGGGACCGGCGcgggagccccctgcccctgcccccctggACCTGCGTGCCCACCTGGAGGCCTCGGGGCACAGCCTGGAGACCTGCCCCGAGGTGTGGGTGACGGGCAGGGCCTGCCGTGGCTTCCTGGTCAAGATGGGCGGGCGCATCAAAACCTGGAAGAAACGTTGGTTCTGCTTCGACCGCCAGCGGCGCCTGCTGGCCTACTACGTGG ACAAAGAGGAGGCGAAGCTAAAGGGCGTCATCTACTTCCAGGCCATCGAGGAGGTATATTATGATCACCTGCGCAGCGCCTTCAAG AGCCCCAACCCCAAACTGACCTTCTGTGTCAAGACCTACGACCGGCTCTTCTGCCTGGTGGCGCCCAGCGCGGAGGCCATGCGCATCTGGATGGATGCCATCGTCACGGCCGCCGAGGAGAACACCCGCTACTGA